One part of the Solea solea chromosome 1, fSolSol10.1, whole genome shotgun sequence genome encodes these proteins:
- the LOC131470396 gene encoding adenylate kinase 8-like yields MDETVKPLRIPPKMSVYADKHGIFHLVQSMVSSLVIDRPDDPISYLIGFLQRSSVDIPRIVLLGPPAVGKHTVAKKLSTELGAVHVTMQSLLQDQSELAEQTHQYTLTQQKIPAEMLVQMVKQRLNKVDCFNGGWVLEGIPKTRLQALSLQEVGVIPEHVVMLNASDDVLRERRKGKLVDPLTGDVYHQTFIWKVDDDVAQRLEKQQDRSEKQHQAELQHFRCEVTGLMTAYQHVLKILNSDQPFDDVYQEAMAFIHTHRRSRTPRILLLGPPGSGKSHQAKLLSQKYKLVDICCGQLLRSIAADDSSLGEKIQPYLGNGQPVPNILVLQVLEHRLSRVDCSCRGWVLHGFPRDLEQARMLQESQQPPNRVFILELTDEVCLERLSQRATDPVSGERFHTVTRPAPSAEVQGRLKTRPEDSVQSVANALNQYRTHNDDLQPIYPDGHHIDADQDPQSVFEALESRLNTL; encoded by the coding sequence ATGGATGAGACGGTGAAGCCTCTGAGGATTCCCCCCAAGATGTCGGTTTATGCTGACAAACACGGCATCTTCCACCTTGTACAGAGCATGGTATCCAGTCTGGTTATTGATCGACCCGATGATCCTATCTCCTACCTGATTGGTTTTCTGCAGAGGAGCAGTGTGGACATTCCCAGGATTGTGCTGCTTGGTCCCCCGGCTGTTGGGAAACACACTGTGGCCAAGAAGCTGAGCACTGAACTGGGAGCTGTTCATGTGACCATGCAGAGTCTACTGCAGGACCAATCAGAGCTGGCTGAACAGACACAccaatacacactcacacagcagaaGATCCCTGCAGAGATGCTGGTCCAAATGGTCAAGCAGAGACTGAACAAGGTGGACTGCTTCAACGGGGGCTGGGTGTTGGAGGGAATCCCTAAGACTCGTCTACAGGCGCTGAGTCTTCAGGAGGTCGGGGTCATCCCTGAACATGTTGTGATGCTTAATGCTTCTGATGATGTTTTGCGGGAGAGAAGGAAGGGAAAACTGGTGGACCCCCTGACTGGAGACGTGTACCACCAGACCTTCATCTGGAAGGTTGATGATGACGTTGCTCAGCGtctggagaagcagcaggacCGGTCAGAGAAACAGCACCAAGCTGAGCTGCAGCATTTCCGCTGCGAGGTCACAGGTCTCATGACAGCCTATCAACATGTCCTGAAGATCCTCAACAGTGACCAACCCTTTGACGACGTCTACCAAGAAGCAATGGCTTTCATCCATACTCACCGTCGCTCCAGAACTCCCAGAATTCTCCTGCTGGGTCCACCTGGATCAGGGAAGAGTCACCAGGCCAAACTGCTGTCCCAAAAATACAAGCTGGTGGACATCTGTTGTGGTCAGCTATTGAGGTCTATAGCAGCCGATGATTCAAGTCTGGGAGAGAAGATCCAACCGTACTTGGGTAACGGACAACCAGTTCCAAACATCCTTGTGCTACAGGTCCTGGAACATCGGCTGAGCCGAGTGGACTGCAGCTGCAGAGGCTGGGTGTTGCATGGGTTCCCTCGAGACCTGGAACAAGCCAGGATGCTGCAGGAGTCCCAGCAGCCGCCCAACAGAGTTTTCATCTTGGAGCTGACGGATGAAGTTTGTCTGGAGAGACTGAGTCAAAGAGCGACAGACCCAGTGAGCGGGGAGAGGTTTCACACTGTGACTCGACCTGCTCCAAGTGCTGAGGTCCAGGGTCGACTAAAGACCAGACCAGAAGACAGTGTACAGAGTGTGGCGAACGCTCTGAATCAGTACAGGACACACAACGATGATCTGCAGCCTATTTATCCAGATGGACATCACATCGATGCTGATCAGGATCCACAGTCTGTGTTTGAGGCTCTGGAGAGCAGATTGAATACTCTCTAA